From Anticarsia gemmatalis isolate Benzon Research Colony breed Stoneville strain chromosome 3, ilAntGemm2 primary, whole genome shotgun sequence, one genomic window encodes:
- the LOC142987083 gene encoding transcription factor sox-2-like codes for MAYQVEQQSPRNLPKISRHSNPYHIKRPMNAFMVWSRLQRKKISMMNPKLHNSEISKRLGLEWKSLDETAKRPFIDEAKRLRIKHMQDYPDYKYRPRRKNRLDTATFTNPPLYTTRETFVEVEPRQDASYQPLSYPDQFVYNNMISYSVPSMPQPSYVPTSIRPKEETLPSLDLRPLPSIESISPRPFAVVNQQMMVKAYQDLHYVPSDVTRISYHYPFGVQ; via the coding sequence ATGGCATACCAAGTGGAGCAGCAATCACCAAGAAATCTACCAAAAATATCCCGACATTCCAACCCATACCACATCAAACGACCAATGAATGCTTTCATGGTCTGGTCACGTCTCCAACGGAAGAAAATCTCCATGATGAATCCAAAACTACACAACTCCGAAATCTCCAAACGTTTAGGTCTTGAATGGAAGAGTTTGGATGAGACGGCTAAAAGACCGTTTATAGATGAAGCGAAGAGATTGAGGATCAAACACATGCAAGACTATCCTGACTACAAATACAGACCTAGGAGAAAGAACAGGCTAGATACAGCAACTTTTACAAACCCTCCTTTGTATACTACCAGAGAAACGTTTGTCGAAGTTGAACCTCGTCAGGATGCTAGCTACCAGCCTTTGAGCTACCCAGATCAGTTCGTATACAACAATATGATCAGTTACTCCGTTCCTTCTATGCCTCAGCCAAGTTACGTGCCAACTTCCATCAGGCCTAAGGAAGAAACCTTACCAAGTTTGGACCTAAGACCTCTACCGTCTATTGAGAGTATATCTCCCAGGCCTTTTGCAGTAGTGAACCAGCAAATGATGGTGAAAGCTTACCAAGATCTTCATTATGTAcctagtgacgtcacaaggaTTTCCTACCATTATCCGTTTGGAGTACAATAG